One genomic window of Halococcus hamelinensis 100A6 includes the following:
- a CDS encoding pyridoxal-phosphate-dependent aminotransferase family protein, with protein sequence MSDDEFLLLNPGPVPVTEAVRESMDAPMVSHRSADFEDVYVRAQSGVEYVFEHSTPDGSASDVTGTGLILNGTASLGMEAAVSNLVDPEDEVVALVNGKFGRRFARIAERYADTTRIEAEWGGCFDLDAVEEAVTDDTALVTMVHNETSTGILNPVEAVGEVATENDARFVVDGVTSVGGDVFRPDEWNVDIAVTDAQKALAAPPGLSAVYVSEGIEDHLDGERGPFYADLPRHLSKAEDDQTPFTSAVPLFRALAVAVEEIESEGMEARIARHRAQAAAFREGFTAMGLEKFPDLDGASDYSNTVTSISLPESVREAPEEFFGAVSERDVSISGGQGHLGGEIFRVSNMGHHADDQVLRGVRTVGEALSDVGFDADIEAGLDAARDEL encoded by the coding sequence ATGAGCGACGACGAGTTTCTGCTCTTGAATCCCGGCCCGGTACCCGTCACCGAGGCAGTCCGGGAGTCGATGGACGCGCCGATGGTCTCACACCGCTCGGCCGACTTCGAGGACGTCTACGTCCGCGCCCAGTCGGGTGTCGAGTACGTCTTCGAACACTCGACACCCGACGGCAGCGCGAGCGACGTGACGGGGACTGGTTTGATCCTCAACGGCACCGCGAGCCTCGGGATGGAGGCGGCGGTCTCGAACCTCGTCGACCCCGAGGACGAGGTCGTGGCGCTCGTCAACGGCAAGTTCGGGCGGCGCTTCGCCCGGATCGCCGAGCGCTACGCCGACACCACCCGGATCGAGGCCGAGTGGGGGGGCTGTTTCGACCTCGACGCGGTCGAGGAGGCCGTCACCGACGACACCGCGCTGGTGACGATGGTCCACAACGAGACGAGTACTGGAATCCTGAACCCCGTCGAAGCGGTCGGGGAGGTCGCCACCGAAAACGACGCCCGGTTCGTGGTCGACGGCGTGACCTCGGTCGGCGGCGACGTCTTCCGACCCGACGAGTGGAACGTCGATATCGCGGTCACCGACGCGCAGAAAGCGCTCGCGGCCCCGCCCGGCCTCAGCGCGGTCTACGTCTCGGAGGGGATCGAGGACCACCTCGACGGCGAGCGCGGGCCGTTCTACGCCGACCTGCCGCGCCACCTCTCGAAGGCCGAGGACGACCAGACACCGTTCACGAGCGCCGTCCCGCTCTTCCGGGCGCTCGCGGTGGCGGTCGAGGAGATCGAATCGGAGGGGATGGAGGCCCGGATCGCCCGCCACCGCGCCCAGGCGGCGGCCTTCCGCGAGGGCTTCACGGCGATGGGACTCGAGAAGTTCCCCGACCTCGACGGGGCGAGCGACTACTCGAACACCGTCACGTCGATCTCGCTCCCCGAGTCCGTCCGGGAAGCGCCCGAGGAGTTCTTCGGGGCCGTCTCGGAGCGCGACGTCTCGATCAGCGGCGGGCAGGGCCACCTGGGCGGCGAGATATTCCGAGTGAGCAACATGGGTCACCACGCCGACGACCAGGTGCTCCGCGGGGTCCGAACCGTGGGTGAGGCGCTCTCGGACGTGGGTTTCGACGCCGACATCGAGGCGGGACTCGACGCCGCGCGGGACGAACTGTAG